The following are encoded in a window of Bacillota bacterium genomic DNA:
- a CDS encoding HD domain-containing protein — protein sequence MITFQDIKNNPDFNFMILKANDYLTTRGYTEHGFRHVSYVARVTAYILKSLGYPPRTVELGAIAGYLHDIGNMHNRKYHGPTGANIVFHELRQLGMPLEEITEITTAIANHEEEIGHPVSPVCAALIIADKSDAHRTRAHKKNSTDIHDRVNLAITHSEVTVDAADQIIALEIQFDNRICQVMDYFTIYLSRMEMCKRAAEHLGCRFRLVINDLEMLGHIGSKARLRAQSGAS from the coding sequence ATGATCACCTTTCAGGACATCAAGAACAACCCGGACTTTAACTTCATGATCCTTAAGGCCAATGACTATCTCACCACCCGGGGTTATACAGAGCACGGGTTCCGCCACGTCAGCTATGTGGCACGGGTCACCGCGTATATCCTGAAGTCCCTGGGATATCCCCCTCGCACGGTGGAATTGGGTGCCATCGCCGGTTATTTGCATGACATCGGCAATATGCATAATCGGAAGTACCACGGGCCTACGGGGGCCAATATCGTGTTCCATGAACTGCGGCAGTTGGGCATGCCCCTAGAGGAGATTACCGAGATCACCACCGCGATCGCAAATCACGAAGAGGAGATCGGTCATCCCGTCAGCCCGGTTTGCGCTGCACTAATCATTGCTGACAAGAGTGACGCCCACCGGACCCGGGCCCATAAGAAGAACTCCACCGACATCCACGATCGGGTGAATCTGGCCATCACCCATTCGGAAGTCACGGTGGATGCAGCGGATCAGATCATCGCCCTAGAAATCCAGTTTGACAACCGCATCTGCCAAGTTATGGACTATTTCACCATCTACCTTTCCCGTATGGAGATGTGCAAGCGGGCGGCGGAGCACCTAGGCTGTCGCTTCCGCCTGGTCATCAACGACCTGGAAATGCTGGGGCATATCGGCAGCAAAGCAAGGCTCCGGGCCCAAAGCGGCGCATCCTAA